In Chelonia mydas isolate rCheMyd1 chromosome 7, rCheMyd1.pri.v2, whole genome shotgun sequence, the sequence TAGTACAAGTAAGATCAGTTTCTGCAAAGTCTGCCTCAGATCTTTCTTCATTAGGATCAAACGTAGATCTAGACAGAGTTCAAACTATGGTGGAATCCATTGGGTCAAAGTTATCtccaggtgctcagcagctcaTGAATATGGTTCGACTTCAGCAGAAGGCAAGTTACCacacttttttttcatttatttaaatttataaaaacgCATAATCCAGAACTATGCATTTTGTGTccatgttacacacacacacacacacacattccaaacTCATTCAATCAAAAAGACCTCTCCAAACAAACTTCTTACTATTTCAAATCTCGTTCAGCCACCACCACTGTAACAAGACCGGGAACATAGATGAGCCTTGCAACATGCTCTGAAGGCCACTCAAGCCAAGCTGACTGACTGAATTCTAGAGTTGAAGACTCCCCACTAAAAACATTATGCCACCAAaccttcctccctctccatttAAAACAGGGGGGCTGTTAGGTTGAGATCTGCAGCTACGGGCAGTTCCTTTTAAAACTGTAGTATTATAGTAACAGTCTGCCCATTTCAGGTTTTGTAGGACAAAACTTACACCATTCAACTAAAAATTAGGTACTAGTCAATGCAGATCACTGAGTATGTGAGGTGTTAATGTGTTTCCTGCAGGAAATAACATTTAGTATCTGCGCAGCCCCATTCTGTGCCAACTGAAATATCAAGGATTTTTAAGGATCAGCCACTTGTAGCAGAAATCCAGCCTTAAACTAACCAAACTTTGATAACTCCTGAGATTTGCATCCAAACGGAAAACGTCACAACTTTCTTgctaaaataaaatgataaaaagtgaTCTTGGAACTTGAGATGGCAGACTGTTATAAGTTTGTTACAACTGAGCTGTCACTACTTTGTATTGAGAATTGTGTGGTGTgtatagtgggtttttttttttttgtttttaaaaaacccttgtATCTTCATTACAAGAAAATGTGTTTCCTCCAAATAAAAGTGGAAGTACTTATAGTAATAACTATTGgatttaggcctcaatcctgcgaAGAGAAGCATATGTACGGACCCCAGCACTCACCCACATGGAGTAACCTTTGGTATTGGAGCCCTAATTTAGTCAACTCCTGCTTCAATAATTGAAGTTCAAGCTAACAAAATTTGTAGCTACTCTAAACCTTCATCCTGCAAATGTTAGTCACGTTCACATGATTTCTTTATTCTGTAGAATTATCAGTACATAACTTTCATTCTAATAAAACTTTCATATCACATTCATTCTGAGTAAACTTTACACTGGTGAGAATGGAATGCAATTCTATAGTTATCTAAAATGCTACAGAATGCTTacacattttggggggaggggaagaggcacaTCTATTACTTCCatagatttatattaaaaatataacacaTTAAATATGTACATTTTCTTATTTCCATTAGAACAGTTTTCCTCTTAGAGACAAACTTCAATGTATCTTTGGAAAAAGAGAATCTGTCTTTGGAGACAAGCATACAGTCGATGGATTGCACAATGCAGCTGCTTTTAAAGGATTAGACCAATCATCCAATGCACCCTTTCCTTTTAAAAGTTGTTTGACAACTGAAACAGTTTTTGGAGATTTAAAAACACATACTGGCATGAACACATGGATACCTGGTAGAGAGAATATTCCTGATCTTGAAACCCTTAAAACTATGCAACAAAGCACTCCTCTTCCTGGAAATGATTTTAAAGTTATGTTGTCATCGTTAATGCAAGAGCAAGCAAGTGCAAACCCAAATATGCCCAGTTCTGGGCTGCTGCTTCCTTTTCTTCAAAACTTATGTGGTCAAGTAAATCATCTTCAGCTAGATGATGGGAATAAGCATTTTGAGAAGAGTACAATGGATGAAGAGGAAGGCATTCAAACTATTGGGTAAGTTAGGCTTGATACACGTATCCAACTTGTCCTAGCCTGTGGACCGTGCCTTGTTGGCAatagtggttttaaaaaaaaaaaaaatctgccatgaTGACACTCACCACAAAGCCCCACCATTGCAATTTAAAGGAATATAACAGCTGTGAATTCCTATTTAACTAACAATGTCAATcagcattttgaaatgtattgaatagaatatttttcattattaccTTCATACTATTCCTGGTTTCTTTCCAGTGGCAGATCATGGTATACCTTTTTCTGTGGTGTTCTAGGtgtctttcttttcttcccctttatCACATTCTTGCTTTACCTACATTATGTACTCTACCTCCTCCCCTATATCTTTCTCCTTCCACTTCTATTGCCAAAGTCTCTATAGTATACTTATCTTTAACTTTTTCTCTCCCATGTTACCAGATGCATAATAGTCTAAAGCTATGAAAGATGGTGGAAAGGAAAAGGAGTGCTTTATAGGTGGCAGCACTCTGGTGAGAATTCAGACCTCTCCAGCTGCCAGGAAAGGGGAAAGCGCTGGTATTCCTTACCTGGGCATTCTACTTGAACTGTGCTTGGTGGCTCCATTTCTGATTTATGAGCCTCTGCCTAGTAGATGTGATAAATGTGAAGCCTTTACTCCAAAACCTTCTATGGCTGCTAAGTGGCAAAAGGTGCATTCTCATCCTGTTTCTCCAAGAACTTGTATGAGTGGGGTGTCTCCATTTTTCGGGTCCTCCCACCTAGTGAAAAGCTCAAGTGTCTGCCTGCGCTAAAGCTCATATCTTTCCCAAGTATCAGCAGACTGAAGCTGATCAGTTTATTGATACTACTACCCACTAGGTTCTGAATAGCAGTAATGAAAAATGACAGAACTCTAGCTAACTTTCCCTCTGTTGCAGCTTGGCAAACACCACATTGCATTGGTTACATGTGGGAAGTGATTTAGcaaggtgttgttttttttttccccccctccctccaatccCCTGGTTTGGGTATGGtgaatattttggaaagttttagtacaaatttgttaatttttgagacttttaaaagggggggggaaatatagCTCTTGCATTTAAATACGTACAAAAAGATTGTgtttaagggggggaaaaaaacaaaaaaaccacaaccccTAAATGGCAAAAAATTGAAACTTGTGACTAGCTGGTCCAAATCGATAAATACTCTTGTCACTTTGTCACAAGTGGAAGCcaagtttattttttttgcaaacatttttttcactaTTTCGTACTCCCATAAATACTATGATAAATAATGTAAATCCATCATATGGATATGATGTGTGGCTTTTGTGCTGCTATTCTTCTGAGAATTCCCTAACTTTGTTTCTCGCTATGCAGGTATGGAAGCATAAAGTAAAATTTGTACAGATTAGTGTGCTAatcttttcttaaacaaaaaatacaaaaaaattaccATTTTAAATATTGGGGTGAGATTACATTAAACACAGATTAGCATAGTACCTTAACTCTTACACACTTCAGAAAGTATTTTGTTTGGTTAAATGTACAAATTCTAATGTAAAGTAGGGCAAATCTTGCACTTACATTAGTCAGATGTATATCATATATgttgcacagtgtgtgtgtgtgtgtttggacaaAATTAGGCCTTCTGTGTAGTAAAGGTGtaagtatttattatttagactttaaCATCAAGAGTACCTCCTCTACTGAGTACGTATTCTAAGAAACCCAATAATACTTCAAAACTTCAGTGCCCTTCCTTGAGGCACTGGGATCTCTATTTATGCCAGTTAGCCAGCATGATCACTGACTCCATATTAAAAATAGGAatgacttatttatttatatttacattcTTGCAGAATGGAACAGCAGCCTATTTGCTCCTACTTGGAAAAGGTCATATCCAAAAATATGGAACTGATGGAGAAAAAACTAATGGACTATATTGATCTAAGTATGCAGAAACTTCAGGAACATATAGATACTAAAGTTGTTCTGTTAATGGACATGGTTCAAAACTCCAAAACGAACAAAATGTCACAAGAACACTATGACTCTGGAGAAGGACTCTCAAATGGAGAGAGATAGACAATATTTGAAAGAGAGGACCCCAATATAAATACTTTCCAGGGGCAAGTATTTATTTTGATGTCTTTACAAAGCTTAATATTTATTAAACTAATTATAAAACCCCCAAGTTGTTTATTACATTTGTTACTGTAATTCTGCCCAGTATTGTACACTAAATGTTAATGTTATAAAACATCTGTAGTAATATCATTTTTCACAAGTGTAAgaattttgtatgtatttttgtggcttatttagttaaaaatatttctaaaaagcCACTTGGAATACATTTTGTCAACCTCCACTTGAACTATGACATATGTGCTATAAATAAAGTGAGTTGTAACTTTTCTATTTATTagcttaattgttttgttttatttgcaaccCATTACTAGaagatgtaaaaaacagaattcagtttctgtttagtttttagtttattttagttCTTTGGTTAAAGGATAATAAGAGGGCACCTTTTACTTCTAACACACCAGTTCAGAATCATTATCTGATGCATCTTAAGCTGAACTGAAGCACAGTACAGAAAGTGGATTGACTATTATCGATGGGCTAAATGACAGAACTTCTCTATTGATGCTCATTTCAAAACAAGCACACAACTGCTTGGATGGATTTAGTGTAGAGTATTGGTCAGAACCTCAGTAGTAGCAGAAACTGCCCTAAAGAAGCATGTAAGGGGGTCCCCTTTTATATAGGGAGTCTGATGGGACAGGATCTGCTGCATTATGGCAATCCTGAACCAGAGGAATGACCCTACAGTATTATGGTTGCTCCAGGATCAGGGAGGTAGAAAGGTGGCTTAGAATCCTCCTTCACCCAGTGTTTACTGCATTGGCAGAGACTACAGATGTTCTACACGCATCTGGCTTCACAGAGATAAAGGCAGTATCTTCCTTTTGAGAAGCAGACAGTCCTCCTTTCTGTGAAGAAATAGAgatatgtattttttaattatGGGCATTTTTACTTATAGAATAGAATTCGACTCATGAACTATGAGAAGCTATATTTCAAAAGGACAGAGATAGCTACACATCTGAAGTTTCTGCTTATACTTTATATTAAATTTTAGTCTAACTTGTTAATCTTCATTCCCATCCATCTGAGAGCATGTAGAACAGAACTGATTTCCAAATAGCTTAATTTAATGTATTCTATTCAAATATCTAAAATGTTTGAAACCAAAATGTacaaattctaaaataaatacaaaaaaaaattaggtgTCGGCGTGGGCAGTGGCTATTAAGTAGCTGCCCCCATTGACTGTTCTGTATCCACCCTATCCTATATTCTCTTCTTCCCACcacctctttttcctcctcctcccctgctccctcatGCAAAGAAAAACTGATGAGCCTTGCAGTATGCCTTTAAGGTCATCACATCCAGGTACTGTAGAGATCAGTTCCAGAGTTGAGGTTGCTTCACTGAGAAgaccctgccagcagcccctctTCCTACTTAAACCAGGGAACCACCAGCTCAAGTGCCTGAGGATACTGCAGTTtctagagcagggatcagcagcCTTTGGcccatggcccatcagggaaatccactggtgggccaggacagtttgtttacctgtagcaTCAGCAGGTTTGGCggatggcagctcccactggctgcggtttgctgttccaggccaatgggggctgcgggaagtggcggccagcacagcCCTGGGCTCATGCCGGCAAACcataaacaaaccgtcccagtcCGTCAGCCAATTTCTCTGACTGGCTGCGTGCCACAGTTTGCCGATCCCTGTCCTAGAGTATCACAAGGACAGAGAAGGCCTTTGCGGCAGAAAGGACCCAAATGATTTTGGGCTATGTAGGTCAGATCTAAGTACACCAGACCCTTgctagaacgcgggatttgggatccatgcatgGTACCGTGTTAAAATGAATTTCAATTAAAGTAATTatatttgggatccatggccgcgacTGTGTTATATGTGAATTTGTGCTATATAAATACGCGTTCTAGCAAAGGGTCCGGTGTACTTCACTATATGTAGAAGGCGGCAGATGCAAAGCACaggtttaataattttttttttgtgaaaccTCTTTAAGTGAGCAGCTGTATTCAATTAAATTTGAATTTCTAAGTGCTCTTAATAGACAGCCCCAtgcacaatttatttaaatattacgATTGAAATATTCTTTCAAGccaacagcattgcattgtttCAGGACAGCAAGTTTTACTTCCTTTAAAATAAGTAACAGATCTGAACAAATCTCTTACATTAGAGGCAGTCTTAGAACTATGTTCTCCATAAAGTGATATGCTAtataatgtctctctctctttaagcaaTTTTAATGTGTCCGTCTCCATAATTTTCAAGCATCATAATGCAT encodes:
- the C7H10orf88 gene encoding ATPase PAAT isoform X2; the protein is MASGSLAGVAATEDGPRSANGPLRHPRIAAGCSWDCASPSSPGGLADTLRLLPEGASDGEALAPPEHGENSVVLERRLNDEKETPCLLYLQCDPHGSEQIVCVGILSEARNMEVYVGEEYCGTGRGQNVCTIQNDRNDKVTLYKKYLKLEYSTTSCRIKLLSIGERQRVLLTKIVVQVRSVSAKSASDLSSLGSNVDLDRVQTMVESIGSKLSPGAQQLMNMVRLQQKNSFPLRDKLQCIFGKRESVFGDKHTVDGLHNAAAFKGLDQSSNAPFPFKSCLTTETVFGDLKTHTGMNTWIPGRENIPDLETLKTMQQSTPLPGNDFKVMLSSLMQEQASANPNMPSSGLLLPFLQNLCGQVNHLQLDDGNKHFEKSTMDEEEGIQTIGCLNHIARWCHI
- the C7H10orf88 gene encoding ATPase PAAT isoform X1, with product MASGSLAGVAATEDGPRSANGPLRHPRIAAGCSWDCASPSSPGGLADTLRLLPEGASDGEALAPPEHGENSVVLERRLNDEKETPCLLYLQCDPHGSEQIVCVGILSEARNMEVYVGEEYCGTGRGQNVCTIQNDRNDKVTLYKKYLKLEYSTTSCRIKLLSIGERQRVLLTKIVVQVRSVSAKSASDLSSLGSNVDLDRVQTMVESIGSKLSPGAQQLMNMVRLQQKNSFPLRDKLQCIFGKRESVFGDKHTVDGLHNAAAFKGLDQSSNAPFPFKSCLTTETVFGDLKTHTGMNTWIPGRENIPDLETLKTMQQSTPLPGNDFKVMLSSLMQEQASANPNMPSSGLLLPFLQNLCGQVNHLQLDDGNKHFEKSTMDEEEGIQTIGMEQQPICSYLEKVISKNMELMEKKLMDYIDLSMQKLQEHIDTKVVLLMDMVQNSKTNKMSQEHYDSGEGLSNGER
- the C7H10orf88 gene encoding ATPase PAAT isoform X3, with translation MASGSLAGVAATEDGPRSANGPLRHPRIAAGCSWDCASPSSPGGLADTLRLLPEGASDGEALAPPEHGENSVVLERRLNDEKETPCLLYLQCDPHGSEQIVCVGILSEARNMEVYVGEEYCGTGRGQNVCTIQNDRNDKVTLYKKYLKLEYSTTSCRIKLLSIGERQRVLLTKIVVQVRSVSAKSASDLSSLGSNVDLDRVQTMVESIGSKLSPGAQQLMNMVRLQQKNSFPLRDKLQCIFGKRESVFGDKHTVDGLHNAAAFKGLDQSSNAPFPFKSCLTTETVFGDLKTHTGMNTWIPGRENIPDLETLKTMQQSTPLPGNDFKVMLSSLMQEQASANPNMPSSGLLLPFLQNLCGQVNHLQLDDGNKHFEKSTMDEEEGIQTIGCIIV